A part of Chitinimonas koreensis genomic DNA contains:
- a CDS encoding c-type cytochrome, with protein MKRLLAAALLCAPLLAQAAPDGLALAAKYNCLACHQVDKKVVGPAYKDVAAKYRNDKTAEAKLAAKVKQGTVGAWGQIPMPAQQIGDADLKLIVQWILAQK; from the coding sequence ATGAAACGATTGCTCGCCGCCGCCCTCCTCTGCGCGCCGTTGCTGGCCCAGGCCGCGCCGGACGGCCTGGCCCTGGCCGCCAAGTACAACTGCCTGGCCTGCCACCAGGTCGACAAGAAAGTGGTCGGGCCGGCCTACAAGGACGTGGCCGCCAAGTACCGCAACGACAAGACCGCCGAGGCCAAGCTGGCCGCCAAGGTGAAGCAGGGCACCGTCGGCGCCTGGGGCCAGATTCCGATGCCGGCGCAACAAATCGGCGATGCCGACCTCAAACTGATCGTCCAATGGATATTGGCGCAGAAATGA
- the aroG gene encoding 3-deoxy-7-phosphoheptulonate synthase AroG, with translation MLFKTDDVRIKEIKELLPPIAALEKYPVTEVATTTTFQARQAIHRILADEDDRLLVVIGPCSIHDPEAALDYGRRLLALHEEFARDLLIVMRVYFEKPRTTVGWKGLINDPHLDGSFDINNGLRLARKLLLDLNDMGVPAATEFLDMITPQYFADLISWGAIGARTTESQVHRELASGLSCPVGFKNGTDGNLKIAIDAIRAASVPHHFLSVTKFGHSAIVATGGNPDCHVILRGGKTPNYGAEHVAGAVKDLAGAGLPEKVMVDFSHANSSKDFRRQIAVAEDVAAQIAGGSQAVFGVMVESHIHEGRQDLIEGKPLQYGCSITDACLGWDDSVKVLQTLAAAVAERRSKR, from the coding sequence ATGCTGTTCAAGACCGACGACGTCCGCATCAAGGAAATCAAGGAGCTGCTCCCGCCGATCGCGGCGCTGGAGAAGTACCCGGTGACGGAAGTCGCCACCACCACCACCTTCCAGGCGCGCCAGGCGATCCATCGCATCCTCGCCGACGAGGACGATCGCCTCCTGGTGGTGATCGGCCCGTGCTCGATCCACGACCCCGAAGCGGCGCTCGATTATGGCCGGCGCCTCCTGGCGCTGCACGAGGAGTTCGCCCGCGACCTCCTGATCGTGATGCGCGTCTATTTCGAGAAGCCGCGCACCACGGTGGGCTGGAAGGGCCTGATCAACGATCCGCACCTCGACGGCAGCTTCGACATCAACAACGGCCTGCGGCTGGCGCGCAAGCTGCTGCTCGACCTGAACGACATGGGCGTGCCGGCGGCGACCGAATTCCTCGACATGATCACGCCGCAGTATTTCGCCGACCTGATCAGCTGGGGCGCCATCGGCGCGCGCACCACCGAGTCGCAGGTGCACCGCGAGCTGGCTTCCGGCCTGTCGTGCCCGGTCGGCTTCAAGAACGGCACCGACGGCAACCTGAAGATCGCCATCGACGCGATCCGCGCCGCCAGCGTGCCGCACCACTTCCTGTCGGTGACCAAGTTCGGCCACTCGGCCATCGTCGCCACCGGCGGCAACCCCGATTGCCACGTGATCCTGCGCGGCGGCAAGACGCCCAACTACGGGGCCGAGCACGTCGCCGGCGCGGTCAAGGACCTGGCCGGCGCAGGCCTGCCCGAGAAGGTGATGGTCGACTTCAGCCACGCCAATTCGAGCAAGGACTTCCGCCGCCAGATCGCGGTGGCCGAGGACGTCGCGGCGCAGATCGCCGGCGGCAGCCAGGCGGTGTTCGGCGTGATGGTGGAAAGCCATATCCACGAAGGCCGCCAGGACCTGATCGAAGGCAAGCCGCTGCAGTACGGCTGCTCGATCACCGATGCCTGCCTGGGCTGGGACGACAGCGTGAAGGTGCTGCAGACGCTGGCCGCCGCGGTGGCCGAGCGGCGCAGCAAGCGCTGA
- the dksA gene encoding RNA polymerase-binding protein DksA, producing MAKKLLTEEEILNWQGDDYMNEDHLAFFRQRLLDMKAELLANANATSQHLQEQEATPDPADRATLEEEYALELRTRDRERKLLLKIDSTVRKIDEGNYGYCDDTGEPIGLARLVARPTASLTIEAQERRERLKKQYAD from the coding sequence ATGGCCAAGAAGCTCCTGACTGAGGAAGAAATCCTCAACTGGCAAGGCGACGATTACATGAACGAGGATCACCTCGCGTTCTTTCGTCAGCGCCTGCTGGACATGAAGGCCGAGTTGCTCGCCAACGCCAACGCGACCAGCCAGCACCTGCAAGAGCAGGAAGCCACGCCCGACCCGGCCGACCGCGCCACGCTCGAAGAAGAGTACGCGCTGGAGCTGCGCACCCGCGATCGCGAGCGCAAGCTGTTGCTGAAGATCGATTCGACCGTCCGCAAGATCGACGAAGGCAACTATGGCTACTGCGACGACACCGGCGAGCCGATCGGCCTCGCGCGGCTGGTGGCCCGGCCGACCGCTTCGCTCACCATCGAGGCGCAGGAACGCCGCGAGCGGCTGAAGAAGCAGTACGCCGACTGA